A single genomic interval of Oceanithermus profundus DSM 14977 harbors:
- a CDS encoding alpha/beta hydrolase, with protein sequence MTEAGLAASAAALAAGYLGASLQLVWRQSRPRREATGLSPALYGLDFAEVRVKSRDGLELAAWWVPGGRERKAALLVHGLNASKGSPYVLPALPVYAQLGFGVLLVDLRAHGASPGGRTTLGALELRDVLGGLDWLAQRGYPREAVVLHGWSMGASTVLRVAAGESVRAVVADSGYARLSRLLRQRMGPWLYPGAALASRWLLGVNPAAVAPEAAAARLRAAGTPLFLLHGNADRTVPYDHALRLHAAYPEARLWTLEGFPHVSAWRHPEYAARLHAFLSGLGGRW encoded by the coding sequence GTGACCGAGGCGGGGCTGGCCGCCAGCGCCGCGGCGCTGGCGGCGGGCTATCTGGGCGCCTCGTTGCAGCTCGTTTGGCGGCAGAGCCGGCCGCGGCGCGAGGCCACCGGGCTCTCGCCCGCCCTTTACGGGCTGGACTTCGCCGAGGTCAGGGTAAAAAGCCGCGACGGCCTCGAGCTGGCGGCCTGGTGGGTGCCCGGCGGGCGCGAGCGCAAGGCGGCGCTCCTGGTCCACGGCCTCAACGCCAGCAAGGGCAGCCCTTACGTGTTGCCGGCGCTGCCCGTCTACGCCCAGCTGGGGTTCGGGGTGCTGCTCGTGGACCTGCGCGCCCACGGCGCCTCCCCGGGCGGGCGCACCACGCTGGGGGCGCTCGAGCTGCGCGACGTGCTGGGCGGGCTCGACTGGCTGGCCCAGCGCGGCTACCCCCGCGAGGCTGTGGTGCTGCACGGCTGGAGCATGGGGGCGTCCACGGTGCTGCGGGTGGCCGCGGGCGAGTCCGTGCGCGCGGTGGTGGCCGACTCGGGCTACGCGCGGCTGAGCCGCCTGCTGCGCCAGCGCATGGGCCCCTGGCTCTACCCCGGGGCGGCGCTGGCGAGCCGCTGGCTGCTGGGGGTGAACCCCGCCGCCGTGGCCCCGGAGGCGGCGGCGGCGCGCCTGCGCGCGGCGGGCACGCCCCTCTTCCTGCTGCACGGCAACGCCGACCGCACCGTGCCCTACGACCACGCCCTGCGGCTGCACGCGGCCTACCCCGAGGCCCGGCTGTGGACCCTCGAGGGCTTCCCCCACGTCTCCGCCTGGCGCCACCCCGAGTACGCCGCCCGCCTGCACGCGTTCCTTTCCGGTCTAGGAGGTCGCTGGTGA
- a CDS encoding S9 family peptidase, which translates to MSVKKIPLEVLFGDPELGQVQVAPDGRSVAFIAPWEGVKNLWVQDLATGARRRVTADRGRGIVAYGWLPSGLLVYMQDEGGDENWRLYAQDPEGGAPRLLTPGEGVQARILKAHPDFPDELLVLLNDRDPALHDVWRVNARTGERVRVLENPGYVGFLADERLRVRAAFRPTDDGGGELFVREGDAWRPLRRWGFEDGLSTWPLEVRGRTLYMSSSVGRETAALLAVDLATGEERVLAEDPGYDLPDNEGLLFHPRAERPEAVAVMRDRLGWIVLDPALEPDFARLAELEGDVYIANRDLANRVWAVREELDHRSPRYWIYDRETRELELLGDVLPALAAYTLAPRRTVRYRAKDGLEIEGYLTLPPGREPRNLPAVILPHGGPWHRDTWGFDPWAQWLANRGFAVLQPNFRGSTGYGKALLNAGNKQWGRAMQDDLSDAVRWLVEQGIADPRRVAIMGGSYGGYATLAGLAFTPELYAAGVDIVGPSNLFTLLETVPPYWKPMIALFYTRMGHPEHDADLLREVSPLFHADRIRAPLLIGQGANDPRVKRAESLQIVEALREKGKPVEYVEYPDEGHGFLKAENRLDFFRRAEAFLTRHLNP; encoded by the coding sequence ATGTCTGTAAAGAAGATTCCCCTCGAAGTCCTCTTCGGCGATCCCGAGCTGGGTCAGGTGCAGGTCGCCCCCGACGGCCGGAGCGTCGCCTTCATCGCCCCCTGGGAGGGGGTGAAGAACCTGTGGGTGCAGGACCTGGCGACCGGCGCGCGCCGCCGCGTCACCGCCGACCGCGGCCGCGGGATCGTCGCTTACGGCTGGCTGCCCTCCGGCCTCCTCGTCTACATGCAGGACGAGGGCGGCGACGAGAACTGGCGCCTCTACGCCCAGGACCCCGAAGGCGGCGCGCCGCGGCTGCTCACGCCGGGCGAAGGGGTGCAGGCGCGCATCCTGAAGGCCCACCCCGACTTTCCCGACGAGCTGCTGGTGCTGCTCAACGACCGCGACCCGGCGTTGCACGACGTCTGGCGGGTGAACGCCCGCACGGGCGAGCGCGTGCGCGTCCTCGAAAACCCCGGCTACGTGGGCTTCCTGGCCGACGAGCGCCTGCGGGTGCGCGCCGCCTTCCGCCCCACCGACGACGGCGGAGGCGAGCTCTTCGTGCGCGAGGGCGACGCCTGGCGGCCGCTGCGGCGCTGGGGCTTCGAGGACGGTCTGAGCACCTGGCCCCTCGAGGTGCGGGGCCGCACCCTCTACATGTCCTCCTCCGTCGGCCGCGAGACCGCGGCGCTGCTGGCCGTGGACCTCGCGACCGGCGAGGAGCGGGTGCTGGCCGAGGATCCGGGGTACGACCTGCCCGACAACGAGGGCCTGCTCTTCCACCCCCGCGCCGAACGCCCCGAGGCGGTGGCGGTGATGCGCGACCGGCTCGGCTGGATCGTCCTCGATCCGGCGCTCGAGCCCGACTTCGCGCGGCTCGCGGAGCTGGAAGGCGACGTCTACATCGCCAACCGCGACCTGGCGAACCGCGTCTGGGCGGTACGCGAGGAGCTGGATCACCGCAGCCCCCGCTACTGGATCTACGACCGCGAAACCCGCGAACTCGAGCTCCTGGGCGACGTGCTCCCGGCGCTCGCCGCCTACACCCTGGCCCCGAGGCGAACGGTCCGCTACCGCGCCAAGGACGGCCTCGAGATCGAGGGCTACCTGACGCTGCCGCCGGGCCGCGAACCGCGCAACCTGCCCGCGGTCATCCTGCCCCACGGCGGACCCTGGCACCGCGACACCTGGGGCTTCGACCCCTGGGCCCAGTGGCTCGCCAACCGCGGATTCGCCGTGCTCCAGCCCAACTTCCGCGGCTCCACCGGCTACGGCAAGGCCTTGCTCAACGCCGGGAACAAGCAGTGGGGCCGGGCCATGCAGGACGACCTGAGCGACGCCGTGCGCTGGCTGGTGGAACAGGGGATCGCCGATCCCCGGCGGGTGGCCATCATGGGCGGTTCCTACGGCGGCTACGCCACCCTGGCGGGGCTGGCCTTCACCCCCGAACTCTACGCCGCGGGCGTCGACATCGTGGGGCCTTCGAACCTGTTTACCCTGCTCGAGACCGTGCCGCCCTACTGGAAGCCGATGATCGCGCTCTTCTACACCCGCATGGGCCATCCCGAGCACGACGCCGACCTCCTGCGCGAGGTCTCGCCCCTCTTCCACGCCGATCGGATCCGCGCGCCCCTGCTCATCGGCCAGGGCGCCAACGACCCCCGGGTCAAGCGCGCCGAGAGCCTGCAGATCGTCGAGGCGCTGAGGGAAAAGGGCAAGCCGGTGGAGTACGTGGAGTACCCCGACGAGGGCCACGGCTTCCTGAAGGCGGAGAACCGGCTCGACTTCTTCCGCAGGGCCGAGGCCTTCCTGACCCGGCACCTGAACCCTTAG
- a CDS encoding GntR family transcriptional regulator: MEVRYLWHIEPEKGPIYAQIAAEVKRMLARGELAPGGKLPSARTLAEEARVNPNTVVHAYAELEREGITETRRGLGTFVREDVDVEAIRRRELEAAARAYLRTVRALGMDLNAAREVLEEVGDAP, encoded by the coding sequence GTGGAGGTGAGGTACTTGTGGCACATCGAACCCGAGAAGGGACCGATCTACGCCCAGATCGCCGCGGAGGTGAAGCGCATGCTGGCCCGCGGTGAGCTCGCCCCCGGGGGCAAGCTGCCCTCGGCGCGGACGCTGGCCGAGGAGGCGCGGGTCAACCCCAACACCGTGGTGCACGCCTACGCCGAGCTCGAGCGCGAGGGCATCACCGAGACCCGCCGCGGCCTGGGCACCTTCGTGCGCGAGGACGTGGACGTCGAGGCGATCCGCCGGCGCGAGCTGGAGGCGGCGGCGCGCGCCTACCTGCGCACCGTACGGGCGCTGGGCATGGACCTGAACGCGGCCCGCGAGGTCCTGGAGGAGGTGGGCGATGCACCTTAG
- a CDS encoding M48 family metalloprotease, which produces MAETVLARIYEALGEEGLRKARWQQKVRVWGLLAQVAGVALFALVMLPTGWAAALRDALGGGGAFGALLVVLALMALQSVFTLPLAWYFGYRVEQLLGTNRQTLSGWLLDYLKQGLLSTVLFGLFFWGVYLVFRAWPTAWLPALAGVVVLLVLGLYLAQPLMVRAQFKAEPLEDEELSARLARVFEKAGFAYGGVSVLRAGEKTARGNAALVPKGGRLEVMVFDTLLEEIGPEGLEVVVAHELGHRAHKDWPWMLGLYGLLFVVGIALAHAALAWTAGRWGLAGAGDPATLPLLLLVLNLWMLVAQVAMNAFMRSREFAADRYALELVPNLEAFERTFVTLARQNLADPEPPEWVEFWLHDHPSIARRLEAARRAVRSG; this is translated from the coding sequence GTGGCGGAGACGGTGCTCGCACGGATCTACGAGGCGTTGGGCGAGGAGGGGCTGCGCAAGGCCCGCTGGCAGCAGAAGGTGCGCGTCTGGGGCCTGCTGGCCCAGGTCGCCGGCGTGGCGCTCTTCGCGCTCGTCATGCTGCCCACCGGCTGGGCCGCGGCACTGCGCGACGCCCTGGGGGGCGGGGGCGCTTTCGGGGCGCTGCTGGTGGTGCTGGCGCTGATGGCGCTGCAAAGCGTCTTCACCCTGCCGCTGGCGTGGTACTTCGGCTACCGGGTGGAGCAGCTGCTGGGAACGAACCGTCAGACGCTTTCCGGCTGGCTGCTCGACTACCTCAAGCAAGGCCTTCTCTCCACCGTGCTCTTCGGCCTCTTCTTCTGGGGCGTCTACCTGGTCTTCCGCGCCTGGCCCACGGCCTGGCTGCCGGCGCTGGCGGGGGTGGTGGTGCTGTTGGTGCTGGGCCTCTACCTGGCGCAGCCGCTGATGGTCCGGGCCCAGTTCAAAGCCGAGCCCCTCGAGGACGAGGAGCTCTCCGCCCGCCTGGCGCGCGTCTTCGAGAAGGCGGGTTTCGCCTACGGGGGCGTGAGCGTGCTGCGGGCGGGGGAGAAGACCGCGCGCGGCAACGCCGCGCTCGTGCCCAAGGGGGGCCGGCTCGAGGTGATGGTCTTCGACACCCTGCTCGAGGAGATCGGGCCCGAGGGGCTCGAGGTGGTGGTCGCCCACGAGCTGGGCCACCGCGCCCACAAGGACTGGCCCTGGATGCTGGGCCTTTACGGCCTGCTCTTCGTGGTCGGCATCGCGCTGGCGCACGCGGCGCTCGCCTGGACGGCCGGCCGCTGGGGGCTCGCCGGGGCCGGCGACCCGGCGACGCTGCCGCTGCTCCTGCTGGTGCTGAACCTTTGGATGCTGGTGGCGCAGGTGGCGATGAACGCCTTCATGCGTTCGCGCGAGTTCGCGGCCGACCGCTACGCCCTCGAGCTGGTGCCCAACCTGGAGGCCTTTGAGCGCACCTTCGTCACCCTGGCCCGGCAGAACCTGGCCGACCCCGAGCCGCCGGAGTGGGTGGAGTTCTGGCTGCACGACCACCCCTCGATCGCGCGGCGGCTGGAAGCGGCGCGCCGGGCGGTGCGTTCGGGGTAG
- a CDS encoding sensor histidine kinase: MAGPRRRIPLLSPSLLAAGLIVALLLLAALLFYEQSRLESAITNARAANSAYQYSQLERDLLKAALICSRGGIDPVRATNLEQRARLAVHSFSFPLLAPESRRTLERLLARLEAESARAWPCERLEAWADRVHPIVIEATEVSSTVRSNLLVQLRAYRRDTLFGFVIVLLFAAAYLYYQARQVLGQRRRIADLESEGAFKTRLLGMVAHELRTPIATIVGFSELLDDPGADHRRYLKRIQNAARRLGQTLATFLDLYRLESGQRLELERRPVRLGALIAEAAEMLQIQFPGRFRLEPEDGEVVVVGDEGRLFSTALNLLTNAAKYGPEGEPVRIRLACKNGTARVEVYDGGPPLEPEEAEAIFQPWTRLARHRGREGHGLGLAVAREVIAQHGGRIGWEARPPGQVFWFELPCENASP, from the coding sequence GTGGCAGGTCCGCGTCGTCGAATTCCACTACTGAGCCCCAGCCTGCTGGCGGCGGGCCTGATCGTCGCCTTGCTGCTGCTCGCCGCGCTGCTCTTTTACGAACAATCGCGGCTGGAGTCGGCGATCACGAACGCCCGCGCCGCCAACTCCGCCTACCAGTACTCCCAGCTCGAACGCGACCTGCTCAAGGCGGCGCTGATCTGCAGCCGCGGCGGCATCGACCCGGTGCGCGCCACCAACCTGGAACAGCGCGCCCGCCTGGCCGTCCACAGCTTCAGCTTCCCGCTCCTCGCCCCCGAGAGCCGGCGCACCCTGGAACGGCTGCTGGCGCGGCTGGAGGCCGAGTCGGCGCGCGCCTGGCCTTGCGAACGGCTCGAGGCCTGGGCCGACCGGGTGCACCCCATCGTCATCGAGGCCACCGAGGTCTCCAGCACGGTGCGCTCGAACCTGCTGGTGCAGCTGCGCGCCTACCGCCGCGACACCCTGTTCGGCTTCGTGATCGTCCTGCTCTTCGCGGCCGCCTACCTGTACTACCAGGCGCGCCAGGTGCTGGGCCAGCGCCGACGCATCGCCGACCTGGAGAGCGAAGGGGCCTTCAAGACCCGGCTCCTGGGCATGGTGGCCCACGAGCTGCGCACCCCCATCGCCACGATCGTGGGGTTCAGCGAACTGCTCGACGACCCGGGGGCCGACCACCGGCGCTACCTGAAGCGCATTCAGAACGCCGCCCGGCGCCTGGGCCAGACGCTGGCCACCTTCCTGGACCTCTACCGGCTGGAGTCGGGGCAGCGCCTCGAGCTCGAACGGCGGCCGGTGCGGCTGGGGGCGCTGATCGCGGAGGCCGCGGAGATGCTGCAGATCCAGTTCCCGGGCCGCTTCCGGCTCGAGCCCGAGGACGGCGAGGTCGTCGTCGTGGGCGACGAGGGCCGCCTCTTCTCGACGGCGCTCAACCTGCTCACCAACGCCGCCAAGTACGGCCCCGAGGGCGAGCCGGTGCGCATCCGCCTCGCCTGCAAGAACGGCACCGCGCGCGTCGAGGTCTACGACGGCGGCCCCCCGCTGGAACCCGAGGAGGCCGAGGCGATCTTCCAGCCCTGGACGCGCCTCGCCCGCCACCGCGGGCGCGAGGGGCACGGCCTGGGGCTGGCGGTGGCGCGCGAGGTCATCGCCCAGCACGGCGGGCGCATCGGCTGGGAGGCGCGCCCTCCGGGGCAGGTCTTCTGGTTCGAACTCCCCTGCGAAAACGCTAGTCCGTGA
- a CDS encoding GNAT family N-acetyltransferase, with translation MPPEPLRIRAATPSDLAAVGRVSHRTGLLGAPIGRFFPDEALWADVFVRPYLEAGCCNFVAEADGRIVAYVIGACDPGALPRWARTRLVRVLLGGLLRGRYPSFLRDLPYLWRSLRQHGERAPAGRYPAELHINALPEARGRGVGSALMARFLDCLRARGVPGVQLATTERNTAALALYERFGFRVYARWRSPFWKPYTGRVLEHLRLVKELG, from the coding sequence ATGCCCCCCGAGCCCCTGCGGATCCGAGCCGCCACCCCCTCCGACCTCGCGGCCGTGGGCCGCGTCTCGCACCGGACCGGGCTGCTGGGCGCGCCCATCGGGCGCTTCTTCCCCGACGAGGCGTTGTGGGCCGACGTCTTCGTGCGGCCCTACCTCGAGGCGGGCTGCTGCAACTTCGTGGCCGAGGCGGACGGCCGGATCGTCGCCTACGTGATCGGCGCCTGCGACCCCGGGGCGCTGCCCCGCTGGGCGCGGACGCGGCTCGTGCGGGTGCTGCTGGGGGGGCTGCTGCGGGGGCGCTACCCGAGCTTCCTGCGCGACCTCCCCTACCTCTGGCGGTCGCTGCGGCAGCACGGGGAGCGCGCTCCCGCCGGCCGCTACCCCGCCGAGCTGCACATCAACGCGCTGCCCGAGGCGCGCGGCCGCGGCGTGGGCTCGGCCCTGATGGCGCGCTTCCTCGACTGCCTGCGGGCGCGCGGGGTGCCGGGGGTCCAGCTCGCCACGACCGAGCGCAACACGGCGGCGCTCGCGCTCTACGAGCGGTTCGGCTTCCGGGTCTACGCCCGCTGGCGCTCGCCGTTCTGGAAGCCCTACACGGGGCGGGTGCTCGAGCACCTGCGCCTCGTCAAGGAGCTCGGCTAG
- a CDS encoding PIG-L deacetylase family protein — translation MNPTPRWLWLAALVVVFVGVSEALRLWWRLDLLERLLATALALSVWAFINGRWIFAHYHALRASLISRRLPPLAGLAADDRLLVLAPHPDDEVLAAAGQILQAREAGARVRVVWLTAGDAFDLASGRPAPKPEAMRALALRRMEEARAATALLGLEEADRVFLGYPDQGLLRLFLTHYYLPYTSPHTRLSEVAYPGSLRPGARYTGRDLETDLETVLRGFAPTRVLVPSPLDAHPDHQAAAYFAMRVMGKLGWEERLRYYIVHGGYEYPLPKGLHPRLPLYPAPRGRRLPWRKLELDDAALARKLAATRAHASQLRLIGNFMLAFVRRTELASPLPIPARVVPEDLGLEEV, via the coding sequence GTGAACCCGACGCCCCGCTGGCTCTGGCTCGCCGCGCTCGTGGTCGTCTTCGTCGGCGTCAGCGAGGCGCTGCGGCTTTGGTGGCGGCTCGACCTGCTCGAGCGGCTGCTGGCGACGGCGCTGGCCCTCAGCGTCTGGGCCTTCATCAACGGCCGCTGGATCTTCGCCCACTACCACGCCCTGCGGGCCTCGCTGATCAGCCGGCGCCTGCCGCCGCTGGCGGGGCTGGCGGCGGACGACCGCCTCCTCGTCCTCGCGCCCCACCCCGACGACGAGGTGCTCGCCGCGGCCGGCCAGATCCTGCAGGCGCGGGAGGCCGGGGCGCGGGTGCGGGTGGTCTGGCTCACCGCCGGCGACGCCTTCGACCTGGCCTCGGGGCGGCCGGCGCCAAAGCCCGAGGCCATGCGGGCGCTGGCGCTCCGCCGCATGGAGGAGGCGCGCGCGGCCACGGCGCTGCTGGGGCTCGAGGAGGCGGACCGGGTCTTCCTGGGCTACCCCGACCAGGGGCTGCTGCGCCTCTTCCTCACCCACTACTACCTCCCCTACACCAGCCCCCACACCCGCCTCTCCGAGGTGGCCTACCCGGGCAGCCTGCGCCCGGGCGCCCGCTACACCGGCCGCGACCTCGAGACCGACCTGGAGACGGTGCTGCGCGGCTTCGCGCCCACCCGGGTGCTCGTGCCCAGCCCCCTGGACGCCCACCCCGACCACCAGGCGGCGGCGTACTTCGCGATGCGGGTCATGGGCAAGCTGGGCTGGGAGGAGCGGCTGCGCTACTACATCGTCCACGGCGGCTACGAGTACCCCCTGCCCAAAGGGCTGCACCCGCGGCTGCCGCTCTACCCGGCGCCCCGCGGGCGGCGGCTGCCCTGGCGCAAGCTCGAGCTCGACGACGCGGCGCTCGCGCGCAAGCTCGCGGCCACCCGCGCCCACGCCTCGCAGCTGCGGCTGATCGGGAACTTCATGCTCGCCTTCGTGCGCCGCACCGAACTGGCCAGCCCCCTGCCCATACCGGCGCGGGTCGTCCCCGAGGACCTGGGCCTCGAGGAGGTCTAG
- a CDS encoding HD-GYP domain-containing protein: MDVATGRLYQRQLMEYAQDLARAYREIRASQDDFLSVLVTLVELKAPAARGHARRVAFWALRLNDALGRPLEPAALGAAARAHDVGKLALPDRVIASWVGEDDEGRELLATHPQLGASLLEHVAAFRGWIPWVRHHHERWDGAGFPDGLAGAAIPLGARIIAVANGFDYRMHGYGRDPAYTLAGTTAWLEQQAGGAFDPELVEAFVAMPLEALWANRLWLEEVQE, encoded by the coding sequence GTGGACGTGGCGACCGGACGACTCTACCAACGCCAGCTGATGGAGTACGCGCAGGACCTGGCCCGGGCCTACCGGGAGATCCGCGCCTCGCAGGACGACTTCCTTTCCGTGCTGGTGACCCTGGTCGAGCTCAAGGCCCCCGCGGCGCGCGGCCATGCGCGGCGCGTGGCCTTCTGGGCGCTGCGCCTCAACGACGCCCTGGGCCGGCCGCTCGAGCCCGCGGCCCTGGGGGCGGCGGCCCGGGCCCACGACGTGGGCAAGCTGGCGCTGCCCGACCGGGTGATCGCCTCCTGGGTGGGCGAGGACGACGAGGGCCGCGAGCTGCTCGCCACCCACCCCCAGCTGGGGGCCTCGCTGCTCGAGCACGTGGCCGCCTTCCGCGGCTGGATCCCCTGGGTGCGCCACCACCACGAGCGCTGGGACGGCGCCGGCTTCCCCGACGGGCTGGCCGGCGCGGCGATCCCGCTGGGCGCCCGCATCATCGCGGTGGCCAACGGCTTCGACTACCGGATGCACGGCTACGGCCGCGACCCCGCCTACACCCTCGCGGGCACGACCGCCTGGCTGGAGCAGCAGGCCGGCGGCGCCTTCGACCCCGAGCTCGTCGAGGCCTTCGTGGCCATGCCGCTCGAAGCCCTCTGGGCCAACCGCCTGTGGCTCGAGGAGGTGCAGGAGTGA
- a CDS encoding response regulator transcription factor, with the protein MKVLLIEDEPDMVALLEATLTPAGFEVHAERSGDAIEALLERHDPQVVIVDVMLFGSRADGFEVVRRIRRVAGHEETLVVVLTALEGEEYARRAREAGADLYLSKPFSPLELLERLQSAELLTD; encoded by the coding sequence GTGAAGGTGCTGCTCATCGAGGACGAGCCCGACATGGTCGCGCTGCTCGAGGCCACCCTGACCCCCGCGGGCTTCGAGGTGCACGCCGAGCGCAGCGGCGACGCCATCGAGGCGCTGCTGGAGCGGCACGACCCCCAGGTGGTGATCGTCGACGTGATGCTCTTCGGCAGCCGCGCCGACGGGTTCGAGGTCGTCCGCCGCATCCGCCGGGTGGCCGGGCACGAGGAGACGCTGGTCGTGGTGCTGACCGCGCTCGAGGGCGAGGAGTACGCCCGCCGCGCCCGCGAGGCGGGGGCCGACCTCTACCTCAGCAAACCCTTCAGCCCGCTCGAGCTGCTCGAGCGCCTGCAGAGCGCGGAGCTGCTCACGGACTAG
- a CDS encoding molybdopterin-dependent oxidoreductase yields MRYGTLLLLLALLLGGCKGGASYTVVRTGGWDGPPPAPRGEVLLTLITPDGRSYDLDRAGLERLTWVRRTTRHHPHETDPPSTFEGVLLEQIIRELNLDTEGLVVRFVALDDYRIDRPWAELAPLEPILALVQDGRPLTLENYGPVRVIFPYDRLKPDPTRYNALWVWQVRVVEFHY; encoded by the coding sequence ATGCGCTACGGAACTCTGCTCCTGCTCCTCGCGCTGCTCCTCGGCGGCTGCAAGGGCGGCGCCAGCTACACCGTGGTGCGCACCGGCGGCTGGGACGGACCGCCGCCCGCGCCCCGGGGCGAGGTGCTGCTCACCCTCATCACCCCCGACGGCCGCAGCTACGACCTCGACCGCGCCGGACTCGAACGGCTGACCTGGGTGCGGCGCACCACCCGGCACCACCCCCACGAGACCGACCCCCCCTCCACCTTCGAGGGGGTGCTGCTGGAACAGATCATCCGCGAGCTGAACCTCGACACCGAGGGGCTGGTGGTGCGCTTCGTCGCCCTCGACGACTACCGCATCGACCGGCCCTGGGCGGAGCTGGCGCCGCTCGAGCCGATCCTCGCCCTGGTGCAGGACGGCCGCCCGCTGACCCTGGAGAACTACGGTCCGGTGCGGGTGATCTTCCCCTACGACCGGCTGAAGCCCGACCCCACCCGGTACAATGCCCTGTGGGTGTGGCAGGTCCGCGTCGTCGAATTCCACTACTGA
- a CDS encoding CDGSH iron-sulfur domain-containing protein, giving the protein MKLRFREDGPIVIDLPEGSRFVLDGVEHTLERPKLALCRCGGSAKKPFCDGTHKRTGFRAPPGRLEVEG; this is encoded by the coding sequence GTGAAACTGCGTTTTCGCGAAGACGGACCGATCGTGATCGACCTGCCCGAAGGCAGCCGCTTCGTCCTCGACGGGGTGGAGCACACCCTCGAACGGCCGAAGCTGGCGCTGTGCCGCTGCGGCGGCTCGGCGAAGAAACCCTTCTGCGACGGCACCCACAAGCGCACGGGCTTCCGCGCCCCGCCGGGGCGGCTCGAGGTCGAGGGCTAG
- a CDS encoding ABC transporter ATP-binding protein has product MHLRLDRVTRRFGGTVAVDELSLELPTGGVVGLLGTNGAGKSTTLKLMAGLLYPDAGEVRLDGAPPRRVRGEIAFLPERGQMYEWLDPKGAVGLFGSLYPDFRPARFLELLDQLEVPRRSLAQLSKGQRARFLLAATLARKVRLYLLDEPLGGVDLITRDRILAALVSEWREDATYVLSTHEVAEAEGIFDRAVFMKEGRVVLNASAEELRERGQSVAQAFREVLA; this is encoded by the coding sequence ATGCACCTTAGGCTCGATCGTGTGACCCGGCGCTTCGGCGGCACCGTCGCGGTCGACGAACTCTCGCTCGAGCTTCCGACCGGCGGCGTGGTGGGGCTGCTGGGCACCAACGGCGCGGGCAAGTCCACGACGCTCAAGCTGATGGCCGGGCTGCTCTACCCCGACGCCGGCGAGGTGCGGCTGGACGGCGCCCCGCCGCGGCGGGTGCGGGGCGAGATCGCCTTCCTGCCCGAACGGGGGCAGATGTACGAGTGGCTCGACCCCAAGGGCGCGGTGGGCCTGTTCGGGAGCCTCTACCCCGACTTCCGCCCCGCGCGTTTCCTCGAGCTGCTCGACCAGCTCGAGGTGCCGCGCCGCAGCCTGGCGCAGCTGTCCAAGGGGCAGCGGGCGCGCTTCCTGCTCGCGGCCACGCTGGCCCGCAAGGTGCGGCTCTACCTGCTCGACGAACCCCTGGGCGGGGTGGACCTGATCACCCGCGACCGCATCCTGGCGGCGCTGGTGAGCGAGTGGCGCGAAGACGCCACCTACGTGCTCTCCACCCACGAGGTGGCCGAGGCCGAGGGCATCTTCGACCGCGCCGTCTTCATGAAGGAGGGGCGGGTGGTCCTCAACGCCTCGGCCGAGGAGCTGCGCGAACGCGGTCAGAGCGTGGCCCAGGCCTTCCGGGAGGTGCTGGCGTGA